A genomic stretch from Candidatus Nitrotoga arctica includes:
- the clpS gene encoding ATP-dependent Clp protease adapter ClpS: MATKYENTSLLKAEQSKIKPPKLYKVLLFNDEFTTMDFVIEVLQTFFSMNRERAVQLMLKVHHEGLAICGVYTKDIAETKVEQVSAFAKQHGHPLRCELEET; this comes from the coding sequence ATGGCAACAAAATATGAAAATACATCCCTGCTGAAAGCAGAACAAAGCAAGATCAAACCACCCAAACTATATAAGGTGCTGCTCTTTAACGACGAGTTCACCACAATGGATTTTGTAATCGAAGTTTTACAAACTTTTTTTTCGATGAACCGTGAACGCGCCGTCCAATTGATGCTCAAAGTACATCATGAAGGATTGGCAATATGCGGGGTTTACACTAAGGATATCGCAGAAACGAAGGTGGAACAGGTATCGGCATTTGCCAAACAGCACGGACATCCGCTACGATGCGAATTAGAGGAAACATAA
- a CDS encoding cold-shock protein: MANGTVKWFNDAKGYGFITPDDGSEDLFAHFSAITMSGFKSLKEGQKVTFDIVQGPKGKQAANIQAP, translated from the coding sequence ATGGCAAACGGTACAGTTAAATGGTTTAATGATGCAAAAGGCTATGGGTTTATTACTCCGGATGATGGCAGCGAAGATTTATTTGCACATTTTTCCGCAATTACTATGAGTGGCTTTAAGTCTCTTAAAGAGGGCCAAAAAGTTACTTTTGATATTGTTCAAGGTCCTAAAGGTAAACAAGCTGCTAATATTCAGGCCCCTTAA
- a CDS encoding DEAD/DEAH box helicase yields MHSLVSSIDIISSFSSAYLTRGHQYYRENKVTALGISQNGAFITALVAGSNKNRYHVNILLQVQPGGHVLVNGECSCPVGYNCKHVVATLIKAQAESPLEVPAPADKASPNVTDLPYEISIWLNEVSRAAMPTLSRDSLPVNVLQRLLYVLKLSDSKPARVEVTFFTARLLKAGGFGKKTLHNSIANIFIGAAPPYFTERDQEVIAALNLMRATGGYLAGAQGARWTTEMITTGRCFWEIPDSEPLSFGEKCVTQPVWTMDTQGNQRLHVETTPPSQVLPFSPPWYVNEIESVCGELDIGLPDEIAYALVSAPAIPSALAGRIGNELTQKLPGIKVQLPKVLQERKVSDRHPIPCLHFYTVALNPPPYLGSFHAKDDHHDEPTTLDLVRLEFDYGGVRVDAMSTEKSIAQRSGEELLRIDRDATAEESYSHELTGLGFFFVDLSIFSELHNKHNGSFILGGDDKEWINFCLANLPDLRASGWQIEMEPSFNFRFAEIEDWTATVNEDGDNNNWFSIELGIQIDGLPVNLLPVLLDLIRQFPEQMSMQTLAQLSAEDMPLIARLADGRLVTLPISRIQNILSVLVELFDKDAVHNLQRIELSAVQAGRLAELEEVAGLRWLGGERLRELGRKLRDFNGIQPVPPPAGLKTSLRGYQQEGLNWLQFLREYELAGILADDMGLGKTVQALAHLLVEKESGRMNHPSLVVAPTSLMFNWLRETERFAPDLRVLVLQGQLRKQHFESIGAYDLVLTTYPLLPRDKEVLIGQEFHLLILDEGHIIKNPKSQATQIVHQIKARHRLALTGTPLENHLGELWSLFHFLLPGLLGNDKIFRKLFRMPIEKQGDNTRRAVLSRRIAPFLLRRTKTQVAKELPPKTEIVRSCELSGAQRDLYETIRVAMHEKIRLEIDKKGMNRSHIIILDALLKLRQTCCDPRLLKLPAAKQVTHSAKLELLMSLLPDMVEEGRSILLFSQFTSMLALIELELVKFNLPYVKLTGDTRDRATPVQRFQNGEVPIFLISLKAGGVGLNLTTADTVIHYDPWWNPAVENQATDRAHRIGQENPVFVYKLITESTVEEKIVAMQGKKRDLAQGILNDNGEAIAPLSTEELAMLFEPLQTLNAV; encoded by the coding sequence GTGCACTCTCTTGTTTCATCCATCGACATAATCTCATCTTTTTCGAGCGCATATCTGACGCGAGGACATCAATATTATCGTGAGAACAAGGTCACGGCGCTAGGCATTAGCCAAAACGGCGCCTTCATTACTGCGCTTGTCGCAGGTTCAAATAAAAATCGCTATCACGTCAATATCCTTCTGCAAGTACAACCGGGAGGTCATGTATTGGTCAACGGGGAATGCAGTTGCCCGGTGGGCTACAACTGCAAGCATGTTGTCGCAACGCTGATCAAGGCTCAAGCGGAATCCCCACTTGAAGTTCCTGCGCCAGCTGATAAAGCATCGCCGAATGTGACGGACTTGCCATATGAAATTTCCATCTGGCTAAACGAAGTGTCGCGTGCGGCCATGCCGACACTAAGCCGCGATAGTCTGCCAGTGAACGTGTTGCAGCGTTTACTGTACGTATTAAAATTAAGTGATAGCAAGCCAGCTAGAGTGGAGGTGACATTTTTCACTGCCAGATTACTCAAGGCGGGGGGGTTTGGCAAAAAAACGCTTCATAATTCCATAGCCAATATCTTTATCGGCGCGGCGCCACCCTATTTTACCGAGCGGGACCAGGAAGTCATCGCTGCATTAAACCTGATGCGTGCGACAGGTGGCTATTTAGCTGGTGCACAGGGGGCCCGGTGGACGACAGAAATGATCACCACTGGCAGGTGTTTCTGGGAAATACCTGATTCCGAGCCTCTATCCTTTGGTGAAAAATGCGTCACGCAGCCTGTTTGGACCATGGACACACAGGGAAACCAACGGCTACATGTTGAAACCACACCACCATCACAGGTGCTACCGTTTTCTCCCCCTTGGTATGTCAATGAAATCGAATCAGTCTGCGGCGAATTGGATATCGGCCTGCCCGACGAAATTGCTTACGCTCTGGTCAGCGCACCAGCGATCCCATCAGCATTGGCTGGCCGTATCGGCAATGAATTGACACAAAAACTACCCGGTATCAAAGTTCAATTGCCAAAGGTGCTGCAAGAAAGAAAGGTAAGCGATCGACACCCTATTCCATGTTTACATTTTTATACAGTAGCATTGAATCCGCCTCCTTATTTGGGCTCTTTCCACGCTAAAGATGACCACCACGATGAGCCAACAACACTCGACTTGGTGCGCCTTGAATTCGACTATGGCGGCGTGCGAGTTGACGCTATGTCAACCGAAAAATCGATAGCACAGCGTAGTGGTGAGGAATTGTTGCGCATCGATCGCGATGCTACCGCCGAAGAAAGTTATTCCCACGAACTCACCGGTTTGGGATTTTTCTTTGTTGATTTATCAATTTTTTCCGAATTACATAACAAACACAATGGTTCTTTTATTCTGGGTGGGGATGATAAAGAGTGGATTAACTTTTGCCTTGCCAACCTCCCCGATCTGCGAGCGTCTGGCTGGCAAATCGAAATGGAACCAAGCTTCAATTTTCGTTTCGCCGAGATTGAAGACTGGACAGCCACCGTCAATGAGGACGGTGATAACAATAACTGGTTCAGCATAGAGCTGGGGATTCAGATAGACGGTCTACCAGTCAACCTACTTCCCGTCCTGCTGGATTTAATTCGCCAGTTTCCAGAACAAATGAGCATGCAGACGCTGGCACAGCTTAGCGCTGAGGACATGCCGCTCATAGCACGCCTTGCTGATGGCCGCTTGGTGACGTTACCGATTTCCCGCATACAAAACATTCTGTCAGTATTGGTGGAGCTTTTCGATAAGGATGCAGTACATAATTTGCAGCGGATCGAATTGTCTGCGGTTCAGGCGGGACGCCTGGCAGAGCTGGAAGAGGTTGCCGGTTTGCGCTGGCTGGGCGGCGAGCGTTTACGTGAATTAGGACGCAAGCTGCGCGATTTCAATGGAATTCAGCCGGTTCCACCGCCTGCTGGTCTGAAGACCTCTTTGCGGGGCTATCAACAAGAAGGGCTTAACTGGCTGCAATTTCTGCGCGAATATGAATTGGCCGGCATTCTGGCTGACGACATGGGGTTAGGTAAAACCGTGCAGGCCTTGGCTCATCTTCTGGTAGAAAAAGAATCCGGGCGCATGAACCATCCCAGCTTGGTGGTCGCACCCACCAGTCTGATGTTCAACTGGCTGCGGGAGACAGAGCGTTTTGCGCCGGATTTACGCGTATTAGTATTACAGGGACAATTACGCAAGCAACATTTCGAATCTATCGGGGCATATGACTTGGTGCTCACCACCTATCCCTTGCTGCCACGCGACAAAGAGGTGTTGATCGGGCAAGAATTTCATTTGCTGATCCTTGATGAAGGTCATATCATCAAAAATCCAAAGTCGCAAGCCACTCAAATTGTGCATCAAATCAAAGCGCGCCATAGGCTTGCGCTCACTGGCACACCGCTGGAAAACCACCTTGGTGAATTGTGGTCGCTGTTTCATTTTCTACTGCCAGGATTATTAGGCAATGACAAAATTTTTCGTAAGCTGTTCCGCATGCCTATCGAAAAGCAAGGTGATAATACCCGGCGCGCTGTGCTTTCACGCCGCATCGCTCCATTCCTGCTGCGCCGCACCAAAACACAGGTAGCCAAAGAATTACCACCCAAAACAGAAATTGTACGCTCCTGCGAACTATCCGGCGCTCAGCGCGACTTATACGAAACTATCCGGGTAGCGATGCATGAAAAGATACGCTTGGAAATCGACAAGAAGGGCATGAATCGCAGTCATATTATTATTCTCGACGCACTGCTTAAATTGCGTCAAACCTGTTGCGATCCACGCCTGCTTAAATTGCCTGCTGCGAAACAGGTAACACATTCAGCAAAACTAGAGCTTCTTATGTCTTTGCTGCCGGATATGGTGGAAGAAGGACGGAGCATCCTGTTGTTCTCCCAGTTCACCTCTATGTTGGCATTAATCGAATTGGAACTTGTCAAATTTAACTTGCCCTATGTCAAGCTGACCGGAGACACTCGCGATCGCGCCACACCAGTACAACGGTTTCAGAACGGAGAAGTACCCATCTTCCTGATCAGTCTCAAAGCGGGTGGGGTAGGCTTGAACCTCACCACCGCCGACACCGTAATTCATTATGATCCATGGTGGAACCCCGCGGTAGAAAATCAGGCTACTGACCGCGCCCATCGGATAGGCCAGGAAAACCCTGTTTTCGTCTACAAACTGATCACTGAAAGCACCGTGGAAGAAAAAATTGTTGCAATGCAAGGGAAAAAACGTGACTTGGCACAAGGCATTCTGAATGATAACGGAGAAGCTATCGCTCCTCTTTCTACAGAAGAATTAGCAATGCTATTTGAGCCGTTGCAAACATTAAATGCGGTATAA
- the icd gene encoding NADP-dependent isocitrate dehydrogenase — translation MTQHIQVPSQGQKITVNKDYTLNVPDQPIIPFIEGDGTGVDITPVMRHVVDEAVAKAYNGKRQIVWMEVYAGEKAVNTYGNDTWLPDETVEAVRNHVVSIKGPLTTPTSGGMRSLNVALRQILDLYVCLRPVRWFEGVPTPVTEPEKVDMVIFRENTEDIYAGIEWEAGSPEAKKLIHFLQNEMGVTKIRFPETSAIGIKPVSIEGSERLIRRAIQYAIDNKRKSVTLVHKGNIMKFTEGGFKKWGYELAKREFGGVEIDGGPWLKLPEKYGSGGIIIKDVIADAFLQQILLRPAEYDVIATLNLNGDYISDALAAEVGGIGIAPGANLSDSIAMFEATHGTAPKYAGKDYVNPGSLILSAEMMLRHIGWSEAADLIIKGMNGAIAAKTVTYDFARLTQGAQQISCSAFGEAIVKNM, via the coding sequence ATGACCCAACACATCCAGGTGCCGTCTCAAGGCCAGAAAATTACCGTTAACAAAGACTACACACTAAACGTACCGGATCAACCCATTATTCCCTTCATTGAGGGTGATGGTACAGGCGTGGACATCACCCCTGTTATGCGACACGTAGTGGATGAGGCAGTCGCCAAGGCTTACAATGGTAAACGCCAAATCGTATGGATGGAAGTATATGCTGGCGAGAAAGCCGTAAATACCTATGGCAACGATACATGGCTACCAGATGAAACAGTAGAAGCAGTGCGCAACCATGTTGTGTCCATTAAAGGCCCGCTCACCACCCCTACTTCCGGCGGAATGCGCTCGCTCAATGTAGCATTGCGCCAAATTCTTGACCTATACGTATGCCTACGTCCCGTACGCTGGTTCGAAGGCGTTCCTACCCCAGTGACAGAACCAGAAAAAGTGGACATGGTGATCTTCCGTGAAAACACTGAAGATATTTATGCGGGTATCGAATGGGAAGCTGGGTCACCAGAAGCAAAAAAATTAATTCATTTTTTACAAAATGAAATGGGCGTCACGAAAATCCGTTTTCCAGAAACCTCTGCTATCGGCATCAAACCGGTGTCTATTGAAGGTAGTGAACGTTTAATTCGTCGTGCTATCCAATATGCCATAGATAATAAGCGCAAGTCCGTCACCCTGGTACACAAGGGTAACATAATGAAGTTCACCGAAGGCGGCTTCAAAAAATGGGGCTACGAACTCGCCAAGCGAGAATTCGGCGGGGTAGAAATCGACGGCGGGCCGTGGCTGAAATTACCCGAAAAATATGGAAGCGGAGGCATCATCATTAAAGACGTAATTGCCGACGCGTTTCTACAGCAAATTTTGTTGCGTCCTGCAGAATATGACGTTATCGCTACCTTGAATCTCAACGGCGACTATATATCTGATGCACTGGCGGCAGAAGTCGGCGGTATCGGTATCGCGCCGGGCGCCAATCTGTCTGATAGCATTGCCATGTTTGAAGCCACCCACGGTACCGCACCGAAATATGCTGGCAAAGATTACGTAAATCCAGGTTCATTGATTCTCTCAGCAGAGATGATGCTACGCCATATCGGCTGGTCGGAAGCCGCGGATCTAATTATCAAGGGCATGAACGGGGCAATCGCCGCCAAGACCGTCACCTATGATTTCGCACGGCTGACACAAGGGGCACAACAAATATCGTGCTCTGCATTCGGTGAAGCAATAGTTAAAAACATGTAA
- a CDS encoding pseudouridine synthase, whose product MSRILLFNKPYGVICQFSRDGLRPTLADYIAVPDLYPAGRLDADSEGLLLLTDNGLLQHRITDPLHKLAKIYWVQVEGKPSETALAQLRSGVRLPDFVTLPAMARLMEEPVNLWQRTPPIRQRKNKPTSWLELIICEGKNRQVRRMTAAVGYPTLRLVRYRIGEWALDGLESGIWREAAL is encoded by the coding sequence ATGAGTCGCATCCTGTTGTTCAACAAACCTTATGGCGTGATTTGTCAGTTTAGCCGTGACGGTTTGCGCCCAACGCTGGCGGATTATATCGCGGTTCCTGATTTGTATCCAGCGGGACGGCTAGATGCCGACAGTGAAGGTTTGTTGTTGCTTACTGATAACGGTTTGTTGCAACACCGTATTACGGATCCACTGCACAAGTTGGCCAAGATTTATTGGGTGCAAGTGGAAGGCAAGCCCAGCGAGACGGCACTAGCGCAATTGCGGAGTGGGGTAAGATTGCCTGATTTTGTTACTTTGCCTGCTATGGCAAGATTGATGGAAGAACCGGTAAACTTATGGCAGCGCACCCCTCCGATCCGCCAGCGTAAAAATAAACCGACCAGTTGGCTGGAACTAATTATTTGCGAGGGCAAAAATCGTCAGGTACGCCGCATGACAGCCGCGGTGGGTTACCCTACCTTGCGCTTGGTCCGTTACCGGATCGGCGAGTGGGCACTGGATGGGTTGGAGTCAGGCATCTGGCGTGAGGCTGCGTTATAA
- a CDS encoding FmdB family zinc ribbon protein yields the protein MPIYEYRCSSCGVQKDVMQKISDTPLTVCPACGKPTFSKQLSAAGFQLKGSGWYATDFKGSGSKPEAKSESATSTVSSATSTAGGNG from the coding sequence ATGCCTATTTACGAATATCGTTGCAGCAGTTGTGGTGTACAAAAAGATGTCATGCAAAAGATCAGTGATACACCGTTGACCGTATGTCCTGCATGTGGCAAACCTACATTCAGCAAACAGCTTTCAGCTGCTGGCTTTCAACTCAAGGGGAGTGGTTGGTACGCCACAGACTTTAAGGGTTCGGGCAGCAAACCAGAAGCTAAATCAGAATCAGCTACTAGCACAGTGAGTTCTGCCACGTCGACTGCGGGTGGCAACGGGTGA
- a CDS encoding DUF502 domain-containing protein: MKKYLLTGLLVWVPLGITIWVLNLTISTLDQSLLLLPVNWYPDKLLGIHIPGLGVILTVVIVLGTGLLVHNVLGQRLLSYWEGLLRRIPVVSSIYHSVKQVSDTLLSSNGLAFRKVLLVRYPHPEAWSLAFQTAIPGEVTQQLKDEYVGVFIPTAPSPVNGFYFYVRRADTIELNISVDVALKSIISMGVVATPAMPYAPENQRNSPIY; encoded by the coding sequence GTGAAGAAATATTTGCTCACCGGACTATTGGTGTGGGTTCCGCTTGGCATAACCATCTGGGTTCTGAACCTAACGATTAGTACGCTAGACCAGAGTCTGCTGCTACTGCCGGTGAATTGGTATCCAGATAAATTACTTGGTATTCACATTCCCGGGTTGGGCGTGATTCTTACCGTAGTGATCGTGCTCGGTACTGGTTTGCTGGTGCACAATGTTCTCGGACAGCGTCTGTTGAGTTACTGGGAAGGTCTGCTACGCCGCATTCCTGTGGTAAGTAGCATTTATCACAGCGTGAAACAAGTTAGCGATACCTTACTGTCCAGCAACGGACTTGCCTTTCGTAAGGTGCTGCTGGTGCGGTATCCGCACCCCGAGGCATGGTCGTTGGCATTTCAGACCGCTATCCCGGGCGAGGTGACGCAACAACTTAAAGATGAGTATGTGGGAGTATTTATTCCCACCGCACCCAGCCCGGTAAACGGGTTTTATTTCTACGTACGTCGTGCTGATACCATCGAGCTCAACATTAGCGTGGACGTGGCTTTGAAATCCATTATTTCAATGGGCGTAGTGGCTACCCCCGCTATGCCTTACGCGCCAGAAAATCAACGCAATTCACCAATTTATTAG
- the aspS gene encoding aspartate--tRNA ligase gives MRTHYCGHLNVSNLGQAVSLCGWAHRRRDHGGVIFIDLRDREGLAQVVCAPDRADMFKIAESVRSEFVLRISGRVRRRPEGSSNSNLGSGEIEILCHEIEVLNAALTPPFQLDDENLSENVRLTHRVIDLRRPQMQKNLMLRYKTAMAFRRFLDAKGFIDIETPMLTKSTPEGARDYLVPSRVHAGEFFALPQSPQLFKQLLMVAGFDRYYQITKCFRDEDLRADRQPEFTQVDVETSFLGEEQIMMLMEEMLRTVFKEVLGTVLPNPFPRISHAEAMERFGSDKPDLRVTLEITDVTDAVKDVAFKVFSAPANQANGRVAALRVPGGGSFTRGEIDEYTKFVGIYGARGLAYIKVNDVTQLNETGLQSPIVKNLNEDALKIIIARTGAQNGDLIFFGADKAKIVNDALGALRTKIGHEKKYVSGAAWTPLWVVDFPMFEYDDEAKRWNACHHPFTAPKDEHLHLLENDPGRCLAKAYDIVLNGWELGGGSVRIHKEETQSLVFRALNIGAEEAQLKFGFLLDALQYGAPPHGGLAFGLDRIVTLMTGSESIRDVIAFPKTQRAQCLLTQAPSAVDEKQLNELHIRLRQKVQTTVEVTKE, from the coding sequence ATGCGAACTCATTACTGCGGACATCTTAACGTTTCAAATCTTGGCCAAGCTGTTTCTTTGTGTGGCTGGGCACACCGTCGCCGTGACCATGGTGGGGTGATTTTTATTGATCTTCGCGACCGCGAAGGGCTGGCCCAAGTAGTATGTGCCCCGGATCGTGCGGACATGTTCAAAATTGCTGAATCTGTGCGCAGCGAATTCGTGCTGCGTATTAGCGGACGTGTGCGGCGCCGCCCGGAAGGGAGTTCCAACAGTAATCTTGGTAGTGGTGAGATCGAAATTCTATGCCATGAAATCGAAGTGCTGAATGCTGCGCTTACGCCGCCGTTCCAGTTGGATGACGAAAATCTGTCGGAAAACGTGCGCCTGACGCATCGCGTGATTGACTTGCGGCGTCCGCAGATGCAGAAAAATCTGATGCTACGCTACAAGACGGCAATGGCGTTCCGCCGTTTCCTGGATGCAAAGGGTTTCATCGATATCGAAACGCCGATGCTGACCAAATCCACACCGGAAGGCGCGCGCGATTATCTTGTGCCATCGCGCGTTCATGCAGGCGAGTTTTTTGCGTTGCCGCAGTCGCCGCAGCTATTCAAGCAGCTGCTCATGGTGGCAGGTTTCGACCGTTACTATCAAATTACTAAATGTTTCCGTGACGAAGATTTGCGCGCAGATCGCCAACCGGAATTTACGCAGGTGGACGTTGAGACCTCATTTCTGGGCGAAGAGCAGATTATGATGCTGATGGAGGAAATGCTTCGCACCGTATTCAAAGAGGTGTTGGGTACCGTTTTACCCAATCCGTTTCCGCGTATTTCTCACGCTGAAGCGATGGAGCGCTTCGGTTCAGATAAACCCGATTTGAGAGTAACACTGGAAATCACCGATGTTACGGATGCGGTAAAAGATGTGGCATTTAAGGTATTTTCTGCGCCTGCCAATCAAGCTAACGGGCGTGTGGCAGCGTTGCGTGTGCCGGGTGGTGGCTCATTTACGCGCGGTGAGATTGATGAATACACCAAATTCGTTGGCATCTACGGTGCACGTGGCTTGGCCTATATTAAAGTCAATGACGTGACGCAGTTGAATGAAACTGGCCTGCAATCGCCTATTGTGAAGAACCTGAATGAAGACGCGCTGAAAATAATCATAGCTCGTACAGGTGCACAGAATGGCGACTTGATTTTCTTCGGGGCGGACAAGGCCAAGATAGTGAATGACGCGCTCGGCGCATTACGCACCAAGATTGGTCACGAGAAAAAATATGTCAGTGGCGCAGCATGGACCCCGCTGTGGGTGGTGGATTTCCCTATGTTTGAATACGATGATGAGGCCAAGCGTTGGAATGCTTGCCATCATCCGTTCACTGCACCCAAGGACGAACACCTTCACCTGTTGGAAAATGATCCCGGACGTTGTCTGGCGAAGGCATACGACATCGTGTTGAACGGTTGGGAACTTGGCGGTGGCTCGGTGCGTATTCATAAGGAAGAAACTCAGTCATTAGTATTCCGCGCGCTCAACATTGGTGCGGAAGAGGCGCAACTAAAATTTGGCTTCTTGCTCGATGCATTGCAATATGGCGCGCCCCCGCACGGCGGGTTGGCCTTCGGCCTGGATCGCATCGTTACGCTGATGACCGGTTCGGAATCGATCCGTGACGTGATTGCTTTCCCCAAGACCCAACGCGCACAGTGTCTGCTAACCCAAGCGCCCAGTGCCGTTGACGAAAAACAACTGAACGAGTTGCACATTCGTTTGCGTCAGAAAGTGCAAACGACGGTGGAAGTGACGAAGGAATAG
- a CDS encoding ribonuclease domain-containing protein yields the protein MASARLILHLFFLFAMLLALASVQTYADVFGSYNDREMRVVAVSALPLEGRETLHLIKQGSPFLYARDGVIFSNFEKRLPKRQRGYYREFTVKTPGIRNRGARRIVCGQPVECYYSADHYQTFRRIVE from the coding sequence ATGGCTAGTGCACGGCTAATCCTGCATCTATTTTTCTTGTTTGCAATGCTGTTAGCATTGGCTTCAGTACAAACTTATGCTGATGTGTTTGGGTCATATAATGACCGTGAAATGCGGGTTGTCGCCGTGTCCGCGTTGCCGCTGGAAGGGCGAGAAACCTTGCATCTCATTAAGCAAGGCAGTCCATTTTTGTATGCGCGTGATGGCGTGATATTCAGTAATTTCGAAAAACGATTGCCCAAGCGTCAGCGTGGCTATTATCGTGAATTTACGGTGAAAACGCCTGGAATACGCAATCGTGGCGCACGGCGCATTGTTTGTGGCCAGCCTGTTGAGTGTTATTACAGCGCTGACCATTACCAGACTTTTCGGCGCATTGTGGAATGA
- a CDS encoding barstar family protein produces the protein MDSLSLRLKDVREAGAYRLGCRLDELYAAVAEVGYVLFEVDLAEIEGKENFIAALAQAVRAPDWFGSNWDALADTLSGLSWQPACGYVLLLRNGNDTLGMAAEDHNIAMEIFADTIAFWKSQDKPFWIFFC, from the coding sequence ATGGATAGTTTGTCACTACGCTTAAAAGATGTAAGAGAGGCGGGTGCATACCGGCTGGGTTGCCGCTTGGATGAGTTGTATGCAGCAGTTGCAGAGGTAGGTTACGTCTTGTTTGAGGTTGATCTGGCTGAGATAGAAGGCAAGGAGAACTTTATCGCTGCCCTCGCTCAAGCAGTCCGTGCGCCGGATTGGTTTGGTAGCAATTGGGATGCGCTGGCCGATACATTGAGTGGTCTTTCTTGGCAACCTGCTTGCGGTTATGTGCTGTTGTTGCGTAATGGTAATGACACCCTCGGGATGGCTGCTGAGGATCACAATATTGCTATGGAAATTTTTGCTGATACGATAGCTTTCTGGAAATCGCAAGATAAACCATTCTGGATTTTTTTCTGCTAG
- the nudB gene encoding dihydroneopterin triphosphate diphosphatase, with product MQYKLPVSVLVVIYTLDFEVLLLERADHPGSWQSVTGSQDEGESLRETAVREVFEETGLDANHYGLVDWQVQNIYEIYAKWQHRYAPGTRHNTEHVFGLELPCVLPVQLSPREHLSYKWLPWQEAAGLVFSPSNREAILQLPAREKARG from the coding sequence ATGCAATATAAATTACCAGTTTCGGTGTTAGTGGTGATTTATACCTTGGATTTTGAGGTGTTGCTTCTGGAACGCGCTGATCACCCAGGTTCTTGGCAATCAGTCACCGGTAGCCAAGATGAAGGTGAATCTTTGCGCGAGACAGCTGTGCGCGAAGTGTTTGAAGAGACCGGCTTGGATGCCAATCACTATGGTTTGGTGGACTGGCAGGTTCAAAATATCTATGAAATTTATGCAAAATGGCAGCATCGCTATGCACCGGGTACTCGGCACAACACCGAGCATGTATTTGGATTGGAATTACCTTGCGTGCTTCCTGTCCAATTGTCACCGCGGGAACATCTCAGTTATAAATGGTTGCCTTGGCAGGAAGCTGCGGGGCTGGTATTTTCGCCAAGTAACCGCGAAGCGATTTTGCAGCTGCCTGCAAGAGAAAAAGCGAGGGGCTGA
- the nadA gene encoding quinolinate synthase NadA — protein MISIAYDHPGCATSTAWAKKPREPELGEKTILIERIKRLLKEQDAVLVAHYYVHPDLQDLADATGGCVSDSLDMANFGHQHPAQTLVVAGVRFMGETAKILNPEKRVLMPDLDANCSLDLGCPVEEFTAFCDAHPDRTVVVYANTSAAVKARADWVVTSSIALPIVKHLKEQGQKILWAPDRHLGHYIQQQSGADMLLWQGSCVVHDEFKAKELADLKAQHPDAKVLVHPESPPAVVQLADVVGSTTQLIKATQNLAANKFIVATDNGILHRMKTLSPDKVFLEAPTAGEGATCTSCNHCPWMAMNGLLNLAEALEKGKNEIQVDPVIGRRAKVSIERMLDFARQIGLPTRGIGNA, from the coding sequence ATGATATCGATTGCCTACGATCATCCCGGCTGCGCCACTTCGACAGCGTGGGCGAAGAAGCCGCGCGAACCGGAACTCGGTGAAAAAACTATACTGATCGAGCGCATCAAGCGACTGTTAAAAGAACAGGATGCGGTGCTGGTGGCGCACTATTACGTACATCCAGACTTGCAGGATTTGGCTGATGCTACGGGCGGTTGTGTATCTGACTCCCTTGATATGGCCAATTTCGGCCATCAGCATCCGGCGCAAACGTTAGTGGTGGCGGGGGTGCGTTTCATGGGTGAGACAGCGAAAATCCTCAACCCGGAAAAGCGAGTGTTAATGCCTGATTTGGATGCAAACTGTTCGCTCGACCTTGGTTGTCCGGTGGAGGAGTTTACTGCTTTCTGTGACGCACATCCGGATCGTACCGTGGTGGTATATGCCAACACCAGTGCGGCGGTGAAGGCACGTGCCGACTGGGTGGTAACCAGTTCTATTGCGTTGCCCATCGTTAAGCATCTTAAGGAGCAGGGGCAGAAGATATTGTGGGCACCGGATCGTCATCTGGGCCATTACATTCAGCAACAAAGTGGCGCCGACATGTTGCTGTGGCAAGGTTCATGTGTGGTGCATGACGAGTTCAAGGCCAAGGAGTTGGCTGACCTTAAGGCGCAACACCCGGATGCCAAGGTGCTAGTTCACCCGGAATCTCCCCCGGCAGTGGTGCAGCTTGCTGATGTGGTGGGCTCCACCACGCAGCTCATTAAGGCAACACAGAATTTGGCTGCGAACAAGTTCATTGTGGCGACCGATAACGGTATCTTGCACAGGATGAAAACTTTATCGCCTGACAAGGTGTTTCTTGAAGCACCTACGGCTGGAGAGGGCGCGACTTGCACTAGCTGTAATCACTGTCCGTGGATGGCGATGAACGGGTTGCTGAATCTGGCCGAAGCGTTGGAAAAAGGGAAGAATGAGATACAGGTTGATCCGGTAATCGGGCGTCGTGCCAAGGTTTCTATCGAACGCATGCTGGATTTCGCGCGTCAAATCGGCCTTCCCACCCGAGGCATCGGTAACGCCTGA